The Niastella koreensis GR20-10 genome includes a window with the following:
- a CDS encoding Nramp family divalent metal transporter: MGSTTGLLARTKKILKVLGPGLITGASDDDPSGIATYSQAGAQFGFQTLWTALITLPLMTGIQEMCARIGLVTTVGLTTTLKRHYPKWILYLMMVFSIPAIILNIGADIAGMGAVANLLFPSIKPIVFSFVFTVVLFVLIVFLPYEKIVAVLKYLCLSMFLYIAVPFFTHPNWTQVLRNTVVPSIQFNKDFIEILVAILGTTISPYLFFWQVTMEAEGVKSAKQLVLARRKLNRTDKENPDAREQGFVMRMIKKMQLDVNFGMFLSTLVMFFIILATGSALNLHGIKQIDTVEQAAKALEPVAGKASYLMFALGVMGTGLLAIPVLAGSLSYVVAETFGWRASLDHKYWQAKEFYLVILVSLAVGLLINYIGLSPIKALFYTAILYGLTCPIIIAIVLHIGNNKNIMKQYTNSRLSNTLGILTLIIMTAAAASLIYFQFV; encoded by the coding sequence ATGGGCAGTACAACCGGATTGTTAGCAAGAACAAAAAAGATATTGAAAGTATTGGGACCGGGATTAATAACCGGCGCCAGTGACGATGACCCATCCGGCATTGCCACCTATTCGCAGGCCGGGGCCCAGTTTGGATTTCAGACGCTCTGGACAGCATTGATAACACTTCCATTAATGACCGGCATCCAGGAAATGTGCGCCCGCATTGGCCTGGTAACAACGGTAGGCCTTACGACTACTTTAAAAAGGCACTATCCCAAATGGATCCTGTACCTGATGATGGTGTTCAGCATCCCGGCCATCATCCTGAATATTGGGGCCGACATTGCAGGCATGGGCGCCGTGGCCAATCTCCTTTTCCCTTCCATTAAGCCCATTGTCTTCAGTTTTGTGTTTACCGTGGTGCTTTTTGTGTTGATCGTATTTCTGCCCTATGAAAAAATAGTGGCCGTATTAAAGTATCTCTGTCTTTCCATGTTCCTGTATATTGCGGTTCCTTTTTTCACTCATCCCAACTGGACGCAGGTACTACGGAATACGGTTGTTCCCAGTATACAATTCAATAAAGATTTTATCGAGATCCTGGTGGCTATCCTCGGCACCACCATCTCCCCTTACCTGTTCTTCTGGCAGGTAACTATGGAAGCAGAAGGCGTTAAATCGGCCAAACAACTGGTGCTGGCGCGAAGAAAACTGAACCGGACCGATAAGGAAAATCCCGATGCCCGGGAGCAGGGATTTGTAATGCGTATGATCAAAAAAATGCAACTCGACGTCAACTTCGGAATGTTTTTGTCAACGCTGGTGATGTTCTTTATCATCCTGGCAACCGGTTCTGCCCTTAACCTGCATGGTATAAAACAAATCGATACGGTTGAACAGGCAGCCAAAGCCCTGGAACCTGTAGCAGGCAAGGCATCCTACCTGATGTTTGCATTGGGTGTAATGGGGACCGGGCTGCTGGCCATCCCGGTTTTAGCCGGATCGCTTTCCTATGTGGTTGCCGAAACGTTTGGCTGGCGCGCCAGCCTTGACCATAAATACTGGCAGGCAAAGGAATTTTACCTGGTTATATTGGTTTCGCTGGCGGTAGGGCTGCTGATCAATTACATTGGCCTGAGCCCCATAAAAGCTTTGTTTTATACAGCCATCTTATACGGCCTCACCTGCCCTATTATTATTGCCATTGTACTGCACATTGGCAACAATAAAAATATCATGAAGCAATATACCAACAGCAGGTTATCGAATACGTTAGGCATTCTCACTCTTATAATAATGACCGCTGCAGCCGCTTCATTGATCTATTTTCAGTTTGTTTGA